The Mastacembelus armatus chromosome 20, fMasArm1.2, whole genome shotgun sequence DNA segment CACCATAGAGTTTGATGGTTGTCTTGCCCATTTTCTGATAGTAAATGATTGCATATGAAGCATAGTCCGTCTCCGCAATCACTATCTCTGTGTTCTGCTCAGGACGAGCTCCTggtgaaaacaacaaagaacaTGGTTAGACAGAGGCATCCAGAGTTatgccaaataaaaaaaagaacctAAACACTGACCTTTAAGTGTCAGTCGTCCTGGGGTTGGAGTTAAATTGTAGACCTGTAATATCTCCCAACACTGGTGATCACtaagaacaaaagaaaaggaacaaaataaaaacactacttTCCTCCATTTGAGCCAAAAAAAGATTTATAACCTACTCATCATGATGGAATGTTCttccaaacaacaaaacacatttttttcatttaaattgtgTCTTGTACTCTGTCTTTCTGAGAAAGCTGAGTCAAGTTGACCTAAAAGGTTTGAAAACAACAAGGAAAAGCTGACTGTTTTTAAGTAGTCTGTCTCCTTATTTCTACTGTGAAGATAAAATCAAGCACATGTGGTTTGGGCATGAAGTCAGCATGAAATGAATGATTGGACATATTTGTGCCCTACTTCTGTCTTCTGCTTATAAATCACAGTCTGAGCTACATGCACAGTTTGTGCTTTTCCATGATACTGATACTTACTGTCGTGTTTTTGTGCTAACAGACAGTGTTTGGTCAGAGGAAAGTGTGAGGTTCATGACTGTAGGCTCCACTTTGGTTCCATGATTTATCAAGTATGAGCATTTGGAGGCAGTGTTTAGCAGGTACCATGTTCCTGTCATCTGTAACACATATAGTGTAAGCAAGATCAGGCAAAATAACCAGACGATTTTCACATCAAGCAGGTGCATCACAAGCAACATTTTCAACATCTTCACTCAATATTCGTAAACAGGAAAATAAGTTGGGAGGCAGTCTTTTTTGCCTTTCACTAAATTATGATTGCTACTTGAGATTGAAAATCATGTCAACCTTTCAAATGAACCTGTAAACCTTTTCTACCTCAGACTGCAGTAACTCAGTTTGAAGATTTAGTGTGACATCTCAGACTTATCTATGAAAATAGGTCTGCTTCAAGAATCATACTCTGCTATCTTCTGTTCAAATTCCATTTCACTGAAAATTCATTGCTTAAAATACAATGTTGACACAATTACACAAGCACATATCCACACTGATAATCCCAGATTAATACATTGCTAAGCAGAgtaatatgtttatatgtttgaggCTACAAAACATATGTTCATTTgctaaaacatttctttttagcaTGGATATTTAGTATGATATTGATATTAACATTTAGTATGTTAACTAAGTTGTTTACCTATTTGATTTGTTAATGTATGGCAAGTGGCACAGATTGTCATTGTTTCACAAAATTAACTTTCCTCATTTTCTCCCCAAAGCAACAAATCCATGTCGGTTAGTCTGCTCTGTTAAAATGCCACAGTTTCAAATGATTCTCTTACAATCCCATTTGTATGTGCAACTGTGCTATTATGGTAAAAGTCAAACTGTCAACATGCAAAGGTCAGGTAACAGCTTAGTGAACAATTTACTATGGTTCTCTCAGGCTGCAAATGTGGCCCACTGCCTGAAAACATTCTTTCCCACCTTTTATCTCCAGTGTagatttttcattatttttttccagcCTGGTCACAATAGTCAGTTTACGTCAAACCACATGCAACCTGGGCAACCTTGAAATAATTATTCACACCAGACCTtaatatacagaatatacagagtcaaacacacatacagtagtttaaatatttcaccTCTTCTTACCTGGTTTATGTCAATGTTCTGTGCTGGTGGGGTCACATCAATAGGGTCGACTTTTGGCTTCTTGGGAGGTCGTCTTTGAGGTCGTGGTCGACTCTTAGCCTCCCCTACAGCCTCACTGGaaccccacaaacacacacacatcaagatCACAACTACCAACATGCAATGCCACACTCCAGTCATCCTCGCACAGGACAGTAATACACTCAAGAATCAGCCTTGTCCTAGAATTactctgctctctgtcttctcacTTTTGAAGGCAAAGGCACTTTTCTAAATTCCCCTCCTATTTTTCTATTTggttttctgtctcctctgtctaGGTCTACTGTTTCTTATCAGCCTTACACAACCTCAAGCACACAGAACAGAGAACCACATAAATAATCAAAAGGCAGGAGACAAACAACGTGAAACAGATGATGGCCTATTAGATTAAACATTAACTTGCTTTACTGACAGATAGTAGTCCATACTGCAGTCAAATGGTGTGTGCATTTTGACCTATAAATTCTCAGTAGGATACATACTGAGATTTAAATAATAGTAAATTCAACTATCAGTAAATCACAGATTctgagaaacaacaaaaatataaatttatttttacGAAACTCCAGActaaaaaacagaacaacacacaATGTCATCGTTTCCTGTGTTTTGCAATTTCTACAGAACAAGGCGTCCTAATTCAGGGCCAATGTATTTTGATAGTTTAAAAAAGTCATCAAAACATCAACACAATGATTATGTTTAATGAGGATTTTTAAAGACAGTACATTTTTGTGATATCAGTGGGTTAGCTGCTACACCTGCACTAAAAGAATCAAGTTAGTAGTTTTTCAGCTCAGTTGACATTAACTAAGACAAAATTTCTTGTTCAAcaataaatgagaaaacaataaaaaaaaaacagtcaatgCAGTGATTAGGTTTTCATAAAGTGGCTGAGGCAACACTGTAGTCATGCTGCACTTGGCCTTAcactgagtttgtttttgtataattCGGATCACAGTATATGGTCAGTGATGATATGTCTATTTCATAGTAGATATATCCAAAGTTctgaataaatgtttcattcagTTTATTGAACCCCCTATCAATTTCCACCAGaattcaaacatttaaatactttgTGCCACATAAAGTCTCTACTTTCAGACTTATAGGTCTAATGGGATAAATGTACTAACTCAGGACTTGCATTTGCTTCACACAAAGCACTGGTCTACAATCAAGCATACAGTATTCAGTAGTTTGCCTTAAACCTGCAGTAGTCCATGTAGTTCATCacttttcctcaggctttccAGGTTTATTGTTTTCTCTGGGTTTGAATGTGAGAGCCACACTGTTGATACAGAAACGCTGACCTGTTGGGTCTGGTccatcatcaaaaacatgaccCAGGTGAGCATCACACtgcacaatacacacacaaatgaacaaaagtCATAACCaatcaaaaatacaaaatagttGTATTTGAAGGCAACTATGATTTACAGACAGATACTGAATTTCAATTCCAACCTATTCTGCCTTTCAAGAAAAACTGCACACTAAGCTATATTACTTAGCAAACTGAACTTTGCCTTCATAGCtaaaaaacactcacattttTACAAAGGACCTCTGTCTCAGCACTACCCAGGCTGTTGTCAGGGCGACGAATGATGGAGGTGTGGCTTTCATCCCTCTCCCATGTCCCATGAGCCTCTTTGAATGCAGGCCAGCCTGTCCCAGAGTCATACTTAGCTTCTGAACTGTcaagaggggaaaaaacatttcttaGTATTAATGCGTTTTTAattaacaacaaacacaaaatcctTCCAGCTAGTTCAACGTTGTGGTAGAAATGGTGGAGTGGGGATAAGTGAAGGAAAACACGCCACACAGACAACATTACAGGCAATAGtgaaaaaacacaagcacaaacagtaATTGATCCCatgctgcagcagaaaacaaagtCTGTGGGGTAGAGTCCAAAGTCCAAATGCAAGAACAACAGTGCAATGGCACAGGGACAAGGATATATATAAAACCAAGGCAATCACACAACCAGTAACAGGAAGTAAAGCTGGGGGGAAAACACCATGGGTAAAAGGAAGtggactgacaagacaaaatAAGGAAGTTTATACTGGGCATGACATTTACAGATTCTTTCCAAACTTTCATATCAGATATTCAAGCCAACCAGGCAACAACAACTGaatcagtgtgtgcatgtgtgtatgtctttaaTGTATAGACACGATCTG contains these protein-coding regions:
- the c8g gene encoding complement component C8 gamma chain isoform X2: MHTPFDCSMDYYLEAVGEAKSRPRPQRRPPKKPKVDPIDVTPPAQNIDINQMTGTWYLLNTASKCSYLINHGTKVEPTVMNLTLSSDQTLSVSTKTRHDHQCWEILQVYNLTPTPGRLTLKGARPEQNTEIVIAETDYASYAIIYYQKMGKTTIKLYGKSVDNLSEPLLTKFEQLAAKQDFGLAYLFPFPTYSHCGNVDQDHVINCIPTC
- the c8g gene encoding complement component C8 gamma chain isoform X1 codes for the protein MTGVWHCMLVVVILMCVCLWGSSEAVGEAKSRPRPQRRPPKKPKVDPIDVTPPAQNIDINQMTGTWYLLNTASKCSYLINHGTKVEPTVMNLTLSSDQTLSVSTKTRHDHQCWEILQVYNLTPTPGRLTLKGARPEQNTEIVIAETDYASYAIIYYQKMGKTTIKLYGKSVDNLSEPLLTKFEQLAAKQDFGLAYLFPFPTYSHCGNVDQDHVINCIPTC